A single genomic interval of Mucilaginibacter boryungensis harbors:
- a CDS encoding AraC family transcriptional regulator, translating to MKPHFLKVAVKPQNSFSIRHDILPTFRGIWHYHPELELHYVIKGEGVRFIGDNISNFSSGEVLLLGENLPHCWRCKEEYFQQDSGLNVEVIVIHFLPDCLGRYLLNLPEAYLLPKLFEKAKSGMIIGGEAREKLTELMRQAVDATNLDRIIVLLSILKVLAENEDYEHITLSHNEFHQSNESDTIRLNKVCSYTLANYKKEIGLQEIAAIGNLSVTSFCRYFKLMTKKTYSDFLTEIRISHACRFLIEDKLPTEVLCFECGFNNVSNFYRHFKKVTNMTPLEYKRRYLQGNPVAIN from the coding sequence ATGAAACCGCATTTTCTTAAAGTTGCCGTAAAACCGCAAAACTCTTTTAGTATAAGGCACGATATTTTGCCAACTTTCAGGGGGATTTGGCATTATCACCCCGAACTGGAATTACATTACGTAATTAAGGGTGAGGGTGTACGTTTTATTGGTGATAATATCAGCAATTTTTCATCGGGCGAGGTTTTGCTGCTGGGCGAGAACCTGCCGCATTGCTGGCGCTGTAAGGAAGAATATTTTCAGCAGGATTCGGGCTTGAATGTAGAAGTTATTGTGATACATTTTTTGCCCGACTGCCTTGGCCGTTATTTGCTTAACCTGCCCGAAGCATATTTATTACCGAAGCTATTTGAAAAAGCCAAAAGCGGAATGATTATAGGGGGGGAAGCCCGCGAAAAGCTTACCGAACTAATGCGCCAGGCAGTAGATGCCACTAATCTTGACCGCATAATTGTATTGCTATCTATATTAAAAGTGCTGGCCGAGAATGAGGATTATGAGCATATTACCCTATCCCACAATGAGTTCCACCAATCTAACGAGTCGGATACGATACGTTTAAATAAGGTTTGTTCATACACTCTGGCTAACTACAAAAAAGAAATCGGCCTGCAGGAGATTGCCGCCATTGGCAACCTGAGTGTTACCAGCTTTTGCCGCTATTTTAAGCTGATGACCAAAAAAACCTACTCAGACTTTTTGACCGAGATACGTATTAGCCACGCCTGCCGCTTTTTGATTGAAGACAAATTACCTACTGAAGTATTATGCTTTGAGTGCGGTTTTAACAATGTATCAAACTTTTACCGTCACTTTAAAAAGGTGACCAATATGACTCCGTTAGAATATAAACGCAGGTACTTGCAAGGCAACCCGGTGGCGATTAACTAA
- a CDS encoding fucose isomerase, producing the protein MSGNPKEVLLVASGDLRLAANQICWPEQQKVEGLLIAAIERLGWKATRAHQYDPAKKHGLIDSQKMGMEVFRTIDPAKPLIVIESLWQYTHHVLAGLTTHQGPILTLANWSGTAPGLVGMLNINGSLAKAGVKFSTLWSENFDDEYFLNGIKQWLETGILTHDESHIRNFDHVNIPEADAAIGRDFAAKFQRDKAIMGVFDEGCMGMYNAIVPDELLHPTGLFKERLSQSSLYAAMRLVTDVEARKVLDWLLQKGMQFNWGTDGETELTEAQSLEQCKMYIAAVRIADEFGCATIGIQYQQGLKDLTVASDLVEGLLNNQDRPPVYSTDGRELYAGEALPHFNEVDECAGIDALITYNLWKQLGLPGENTLHDLRWGEHFKGDGIDDFVWVFLISGAVPPAHFVDGYKGASSERQPAMYFRLGGGSLKGISKPGSIVWSRIYVMDGKLHCDIGVGESVLLPETETKRRWEATTPVWPIMNAVLKGVSRNQMMGRHKANHIHVVYTPDEATAHKACRVKAAALAGLGIAVHFCGDVNLN; encoded by the coding sequence ATGTCTGGTAACCCGAAAGAAGTTTTATTAGTTGCAAGCGGCGATCTTCGCCTGGCTGCTAACCAAATTTGCTGGCCCGAACAGCAAAAGGTAGAAGGCTTGCTTATAGCTGCCATTGAAAGGCTTGGGTGGAAGGCAACGCGTGCGCACCAGTACGATCCGGCAAAAAAACACGGATTGATCGATTCACAAAAAATGGGTATGGAAGTTTTCCGCACCATCGATCCGGCAAAACCCTTAATAGTAATCGAAAGCCTTTGGCAATACACCCATCATGTTTTAGCGGGGTTAACCACACACCAAGGCCCCATATTAACACTGGCTAACTGGAGTGGCACCGCGCCGGGGTTGGTTGGGATGCTAAACATTAATGGATCGTTAGCTAAAGCAGGTGTGAAATTCAGTACACTGTGGAGCGAGAATTTTGATGATGAATATTTTCTAAACGGCATTAAGCAATGGCTTGAAACCGGCATTTTAACGCATGACGAAAGTCATATCCGCAATTTTGACCATGTAAATATACCCGAAGCCGATGCAGCCATAGGGCGCGATTTTGCGGCTAAGTTTCAACGCGATAAGGCCATTATGGGCGTATTTGATGAAGGTTGCATGGGCATGTACAATGCCATTGTACCCGATGAATTGCTGCACCCAACTGGTTTATTTAAAGAAAGATTAAGCCAATCCTCGTTGTATGCGGCTATGCGTTTGGTAACCGATGTTGAAGCCCGCAAGGTTTTAGATTGGCTGCTGCAAAAAGGCATGCAGTTTAATTGGGGTACCGATGGGGAAACCGAATTAACCGAAGCCCAAAGCCTTGAGCAATGTAAAATGTACATAGCCGCCGTGCGCATAGCCGATGAATTTGGCTGCGCTACTATTGGCATACAATATCAACAGGGGTTAAAAGACCTTACCGTGGCCAGCGACCTGGTAGAAGGCCTGTTAAATAATCAGGACCGCCCGCCGGTATATAGTACCGATGGACGCGAGCTCTATGCCGGCGAAGCCTTACCTCATTTTAACGAAGTGGATGAATGTGCCGGGATTGATGCCCTTATTACCTATAACTTATGGAAACAACTGGGCCTGCCTGGTGAAAATACCCTGCACGATTTGCGCTGGGGCGAACATTTTAAAGGAGATGGTATTGATGATTTTGTGTGGGTATTCCTGATATCAGGAGCGGTGCCGCCAGCGCACTTCGTGGATGGCTACAAAGGCGCCAGCAGCGAAAGGCAGCCGGCTATGTATTTCCGTTTAGGTGGCGGCAGTTTAAAGGGCATAAGCAAACCCGGTTCAATTGTTTGGAGCCGTATTTATGTAATGGATGGCAAACTGCACTGCGATATTGGTGTTGGTGAAAGTGTATTGTTACCCGAGACCGAGACAAAACGCCGCTGGGAAGCTACTACGCCGGTTTGGCCAATTATGAATGCCGTATTAAAAGGCGTAAGCCGCAATCAGATGATGGGGCGCCACAAAGCCAACCACATCCACGTGGTATATACACCCGATGAAGCAACCGCGCACAAAGCCTGTCGTGTAAAAGCTGCGGCACTGGCAGGTTTAGGTATAGCCGTACATTTTTGCGGCGATGTTAATTTGAATTGA
- a CDS encoding DUF3826 domain-containing protein, translating to MKMIKKRIIVMLVFLLAGTMLVSAQAQTQEQKDNYTKVITARSAKVVTNIGITDSTSKKFIKVRDILVDHYRVTGAIYDDRNAAVKTLKADPATDKATVNAKIEALDSVADVKIAKHHKEFLATLGKELNAEQVEKVKDELTYKKVAVTYNAYVDELPQLTEAQKTQIKTWLIEAREKAIDAGSSDAKTAIFGKYKGRINNFLSAQGYDMKKAGEEWQKRLKEKAAVKGQ from the coding sequence ATGAAGATGATAAAGAAAAGAATAATAGTGATGTTGGTGTTCCTGTTGGCAGGGACGATGCTGGTTAGCGCGCAAGCACAAACACAGGAACAGAAAGATAATTATACAAAGGTGATCACCGCGCGTTCGGCTAAAGTGGTGACCAATATTGGTATCACCGATTCAACTTCAAAAAAGTTTATTAAGGTGCGCGATATTTTGGTTGACCATTACCGTGTTACCGGGGCTATATATGATGACCGCAATGCTGCTGTAAAAACACTTAAAGCCGACCCTGCTACAGACAAAGCGACAGTGAACGCGAAAATAGAGGCCTTAGATAGTGTTGCTGATGTTAAAATAGCAAAACATCATAAAGAATTTTTGGCCACTCTGGGTAAAGAGTTAAATGCCGAACAGGTTGAAAAAGTAAAAGACGAGCTGACGTATAAAAAAGTTGCTGTTACCTATAACGCCTACGTGGATGAACTGCCGCAATTAACAGAGGCTCAAAAAACGCAAATTAAAACCTGGCTCATCGAAGCCCGTGAAAAAGCAATAGATGCAGGTTCATCTGACGCTAAGACCGCCATATTTGGCAAGTATAAAGGCCGTATAAATAATTTCTTATCAGCCCAGGGTTACGATATGAAAAAGGCAGGAGAGGAATGGCAGAAACGTTTAAAAGAAAAGGCTGCCGTTAAGGGACAATAA
- a CDS encoding SusC/RagA family TonB-linked outer membrane protein encodes MRRIFLFLSALLMLSSALKAQTRTITGVVTGDKGETLPGVTISVKGTTTGTQTDVDGKYSIKVTNMQNVTIGAKYLGYAYQEKTLKIGEANADFKLVQIASDLTEVIVTGYGEAKKQTLTGSVSTVDLKKVEDIPALSITAALRGTVPGLSVSGGVNRPGQPTTITIRNPVAFAKDGGQGTNPLFVIDDIIRTQSDFDLLDINEVESITVLKDAEAAIYGVQGANGVVLIRTKKGRNGPPRLSLSASYGLNNATQLPKMMNSTQLATFNNDYNNANLYQQTAATWTALGQGVPTNNYYDADGFKYLNGVKTADPRLASWYTPDEFDYFATHSHDWIREAFQTSQVGRGAISLSGGNDKTTYFVGGDYVNQNSNFKGINSYKYGVRANVETKPVKGLTANFSISDDIFYSKSYFYKLTSTSESLDNDAGSLENMMPWNEYFIDGNPVLLGSATNGGYDNINFFQIQNSNNYTSSQNYVMNLQGKLTYELPGIKGLNATVSMNKNISNSNGKQFGTTFNYYQYSGQGTNKHIPGGTLLKIFPIKNGDRVRLNPSTYSNYQLDAGLNYNRSFGKHTISALVLYEQREQFTDGVAAESDGVISGGLDYQAFTAGPVGSQSSSETASQFGQMSVISRLNYAYDNKYLLQLVYRADGSSKFPPGKNWGGFPAASVGWVASEEPFIKDKFNWLDLLKFRASVGLTGTDNTKLYQYIANYNLGTGNNGGAVFDEASRATGIKTNIAIANPFVTWDHILKTDYGLDAQFLKNRLSLTADYYWSHGYDLLTTLSSSVPATVGFQNVPTENYSIVNMFGYEISVGWRDHIGKNFNYSFTPFFTWNDNKNIKIDVAAAKIGGPEDLTGKSSDPGVYGYKSAGIVRTQEEANAIIAARATAAGGANKVTVFGTLMQPGVLNFEDYNGDGIIDAKDQQYITKRSGNHNSLGLNWSVGYGPVNLNVIMGMSWGGWTSIDGLKPFQQSSSGASIADNRPVYWADHWTLTNTNAAYPNPYFGSTYQVTTDFWLRPATSFNVTSANLSYSIPQKLLSKIGIASARLYCVATNPFQFINPYPEQYRDLSSPLYSYPSLKSVSFGLNVGF; translated from the coding sequence ATGAGAAGAATTTTCCTCTTTCTTTCGGCGCTGCTGATGTTAAGCAGTGCGCTAAAAGCCCAGACCCGCACTATAACTGGTGTGGTGACAGGAGATAAAGGTGAGACGCTTCCCGGCGTTACCATTTCGGTGAAAGGGACCACTACCGGCACACAAACCGATGTTGATGGTAAATATTCTATCAAGGTCACTAACATGCAAAATGTAACTATCGGGGCTAAATACCTGGGATACGCCTACCAGGAAAAAACTTTAAAAATTGGTGAGGCAAACGCCGATTTTAAGTTAGTACAAATAGCAAGCGACCTTACCGAAGTTATCGTTACCGGTTATGGCGAAGCTAAAAAACAAACCCTTACAGGTTCGGTATCTACCGTAGATCTTAAAAAGGTAGAAGATATCCCTGCGCTAAGCATTACTGCAGCGTTAAGGGGAACAGTACCGGGCTTAAGTGTTTCGGGTGGTGTTAACCGTCCGGGCCAACCTACTACAATAACCATACGTAACCCTGTTGCGTTTGCTAAAGACGGAGGCCAGGGCACCAATCCATTGTTCGTTATTGACGATATCATCCGTACCCAGTCCGACTTCGACTTATTGGATATAAACGAAGTTGAAAGTATCACTGTGTTAAAGGATGCTGAAGCTGCTATTTATGGTGTTCAAGGCGCTAACGGCGTTGTACTCATCCGTACCAAAAAAGGCCGTAACGGCCCGCCAAGGTTGAGTCTAAGCGCCTCTTACGGGTTGAATAATGCTACTCAATTGCCTAAAATGATGAACTCGACTCAATTGGCAACTTTTAACAATGATTATAATAACGCAAACCTTTATCAGCAAACTGCTGCAACATGGACCGCATTAGGCCAGGGTGTGCCTACAAATAATTATTATGATGCTGATGGTTTCAAATATTTAAACGGTGTTAAAACTGCCGATCCCCGTTTAGCATCGTGGTACACGCCCGATGAATTTGATTATTTCGCAACACACAGTCACGATTGGATAAGAGAAGCTTTCCAAACCTCACAAGTTGGACGGGGCGCTATCAGCTTGTCAGGCGGTAACGATAAAACCACTTATTTTGTGGGGGGTGACTACGTTAATCAAAACTCTAACTTTAAAGGGATCAACTCTTACAAATATGGCGTAAGGGCTAATGTGGAAACCAAACCTGTAAAAGGTTTAACAGCCAACTTCTCTATCAGTGATGATATCTTTTATTCTAAAAGCTATTTCTATAAATTAACCAGCACCAGCGAAAGTTTAGACAACGATGCCGGTAGTTTGGAAAACATGATGCCATGGAACGAATACTTTATTGATGGTAATCCGGTATTATTAGGTTCGGCTACAAACGGCGGCTATGATAACATCAACTTTTTCCAGATACAAAACTCTAACAACTATACCAGTTCGCAGAATTATGTAATGAACCTGCAAGGTAAGTTAACTTATGAGTTACCGGGCATTAAAGGCTTGAATGCTACCGTTAGCATGAACAAAAATATCAGTAACAGCAACGGTAAACAATTCGGTACTACATTTAATTATTACCAATATTCTGGTCAGGGAACTAACAAACATATTCCGGGCGGTACTTTATTAAAAATATTTCCAATAAAAAATGGCGACCGTGTACGTTTGAATCCATCTACTTATAGCAACTATCAGTTAGACGCGGGCTTAAACTACAACCGTAGCTTCGGTAAGCACACTATCTCTGCTTTGGTACTTTATGAGCAACGTGAGCAATTTACAGATGGTGTTGCTGCAGAATCTGACGGTGTAATTAGCGGTGGGTTGGATTACCAGGCATTCACTGCAGGTCCTGTTGGTTCTCAATCTTCATCTGAAACTGCGAGTCAGTTTGGCCAAATGTCGGTGATCTCACGCTTAAACTATGCTTATGATAACAAATACCTGTTGCAATTAGTATATCGTGCTGATGGTAGTTCAAAATTCCCTCCGGGAAAAAACTGGGGTGGTTTTCCTGCTGCTTCAGTAGGTTGGGTAGCATCAGAAGAGCCGTTTATCAAAGATAAATTCAACTGGCTTGATCTGTTAAAGTTCCGTGCTTCGGTAGGTTTAACCGGTACTGATAATACCAAACTCTATCAATACATAGCCAATTATAACCTGGGTACAGGTAACAACGGCGGCGCCGTATTTGATGAAGCATCAAGGGCTACAGGTATTAAAACCAACATTGCAATTGCCAACCCTTTTGTTACCTGGGACCACATCCTGAAAACTGATTATGGTTTAGATGCGCAATTCCTGAAAAATCGTTTATCGTTAACTGCCGATTACTATTGGAGCCATGGGTACGATTTGTTAACTACGCTAAGTTCATCGGTGCCGGCAACCGTTGGTTTCCAAAACGTACCAACAGAAAACTATAGCATTGTAAATATGTTTGGTTACGAAATATCAGTTGGCTGGAGAGACCATATCGGTAAGAACTTCAACTACAGCTTTACCCCATTCTTTACTTGGAATGATAATAAAAATATTAAAATAGACGTTGCAGCTGCCAAAATTGGCGGACCTGAAGACCTAACGGGTAAATCATCAGATCCAGGTGTGTATGGTTATAAATCGGCCGGTATTGTACGTACACAAGAGGAAGCTAACGCCATTATCGCGGCAAGGGCAACTGCAGCGGGCGGTGCGAATAAAGTAACAGTTTTTGGAACCTTGATGCAACCAGGCGTCCTTAACTTTGAGGATTATAATGGGGATGGTATTATTGATGCTAAAGACCAACAATACATCACTAAAAGATCAGGCAACCACAATAGCCTTGGTTTAAACTGGAGCGTAGGTTATGGTCCTGTTAACCTGAACGTAATTATGGGCATGTCATGGGGCGGGTGGACATCTATCGATGGCCTAAAACCATTCCAGCAATCAAGTTCAGGCGCATCAATAGCTGATAACAGGCCGGTTTACTGGGCTGATCACTGGACTTTGACAAATACCAATGCCGCCTACCCTAACCCATACTTTGGCAGTACTTACCAGGTTACCACCGATTTTTGGTTAAGACCGGCTACATCATTCAACGTAACCAGCGCTAATTTAAGCTATAGCATCCCTCAAAAATTACTGAGTAAAATTGGTATTGCAAGCGCGCGTTTATATTGTGTAGCGACTAATCCATTCCAATTTATCAACCCGTATCCTGAACAATACAGGGATCTATCGTCACCTTTATACTCATATCCCTCTTTAAAGTCAGTATCTTTCGGTTTAAATGTTGGATTTTAA
- a CDS encoding RagB/SusD family nutrient uptake outer membrane protein → MKRSYIFLLTACTASLMLSNCKKVLEKTDIGAFTASQVYNDSITTKLSIDYLYGQNQPGWFGNSGGSISGTLNTLADEQYGDNVYVRGTATIESVTDIGVANSTSNAYGKIRQLNMFIRDVNAGTLDPAVKRRYAAQAYFWRAYRYFELVKLYGGVPLVLTPLDEVGDDARKAALIPRSQTSKVFAQISADLDSGIKYLPTKWPNTADYGRLTSCAAAAMKSRVTLTWASPQFNPTHDNTRWQTAFDVASQAISLCNGIFSLYPKFDVTMWTTERNVESVLVTEYNTTSTDNGANNNTYPTNTIPKTVGGTGGSNQPTWDMARAFLMKDGKDTLTSKYAYSAQTFYKNRDPRFDQTIAYNGALWPVLGNSTQRLWTYYYSAKDKNNNVVQTSTEIGGAGTTGLYLRKAIDPALNSASLPTAGTDWIEIRYAEILLNQAEAAAELGRLGTTQEAYANVIAVRKRAGIEAGADNLYGLTTPLTSAQMVDVIMKERQVEFAFEGKRYWDLRRRKLLESTLNNKRRMGVVITLANNNSYTDYIANTRDASASTSLDALYASSFTVKTKSVDTYNIAVQTADYFFGIPTNALLNNSALLQNNTWGGTFDPLQ, encoded by the coding sequence ATGAAAAGATCATATATATTTTTATTAACAGCCTGCACAGCATCATTAATGCTTAGCAACTGTAAAAAAGTTTTGGAAAAAACTGATATTGGCGCCTTTACTGCAAGCCAGGTATACAACGACTCTATTACAACAAAATTAAGTATCGATTACTTATACGGGCAAAATCAACCCGGTTGGTTTGGTAATTCGGGTGGCAGTATAAGCGGTACTTTAAATACCCTTGCTGATGAGCAATATGGGGACAATGTTTATGTCAGGGGTACAGCAACAATTGAAAGTGTAACAGATATTGGTGTTGCTAACAGCACCAGTAATGCCTATGGTAAAATACGCCAGCTAAATATGTTTATCAGGGATGTTAACGCTGGTACGTTAGACCCGGCAGTGAAACGCAGGTATGCTGCCCAAGCCTACTTCTGGCGTGCATATCGTTATTTTGAATTGGTAAAGCTATACGGTGGTGTGCCGTTGGTGCTTACACCACTTGATGAGGTGGGCGATGATGCCAGAAAAGCAGCGTTAATACCCCGCAGCCAAACTTCGAAGGTTTTCGCGCAAATATCTGCCGACTTAGATAGCGGCATTAAATATTTGCCAACAAAGTGGCCTAATACTGCTGACTATGGACGCCTAACTTCATGCGCCGCTGCAGCAATGAAAAGCCGGGTAACCTTAACCTGGGCCAGCCCGCAGTTTAACCCTACACATGATAACACCAGGTGGCAAACAGCTTTTGACGTGGCTAGTCAGGCAATTTCTCTTTGTAATGGTATTTTTTCACTGTATCCCAAGTTTGATGTAACGATGTGGACAACAGAGAGGAACGTTGAATCGGTATTAGTGACAGAGTATAACACTACAAGCACTGATAACGGCGCTAACAATAATACATATCCCACTAATACTATTCCTAAAACTGTAGGTGGTACAGGTGGCTCAAACCAGCCAACCTGGGACATGGCCAGGGCATTCCTGATGAAAGATGGTAAGGATACTTTGACCTCGAAATACGCTTATAGCGCGCAAACCTTTTACAAAAATCGTGACCCGCGTTTCGATCAAACCATTGCTTACAATGGAGCGCTTTGGCCGGTGTTGGGTAATTCTACTCAACGTTTATGGACATATTATTATTCAGCAAAAGATAAAAATAATAATGTGGTACAAACCAGCACGGAAATCGGGGGAGCTGGTACTACGGGGTTGTATCTTCGTAAAGCTATTGACCCGGCGCTGAACAGTGCAAGTTTACCTACAGCAGGTACCGACTGGATTGAAATACGTTATGCTGAAATACTATTAAACCAGGCGGAAGCAGCAGCCGAATTAGGGCGCTTGGGTACTACACAGGAAGCTTATGCTAACGTAATTGCAGTGCGTAAAAGAGCTGGTATAGAAGCTGGTGCAGATAATCTTTATGGCTTAACAACGCCCTTAACTTCTGCACAAATGGTAGATGTGATTATGAAAGAAAGACAAGTAGAGTTTGCTTTTGAAGGTAAACGCTATTGGGATTTGCGCCGCCGTAAATTACTGGAAAGCACATTGAACAATAAACGAAGAATGGGTGTAGTGATTACTTTGGCAAATAATAATAGTTATACTGATTATATCGCTAATACCCGTGATGCTTCTGCCTCTACATCGCTAGATGCTTTATACGCCAGCAGTTTTACTGTAAAAACTAAAAGTGTAGATACATATAATATCGCTGTCCAAACAGCCGATTATTTCTTTGGTATTCCTACTAATGCATTGCTTAATAATTCTGCTTTGCTACAAAATAACACCTGGGGCGGGACATTTGATCCGTTACAGTAA
- a CDS encoding polysaccharide lyase: MKRRLLLLSVFAVALCSNAAFAQYPQVPRNVQQEAETLMKNAQAHSDSAWAVALPIIQADQRKGKVFVPWASRPTDLPQAKIPAFPGAEGGGKFTFGGRGGRVLVVTNLNDDGLGSLRWACEQGGARIVVFNVAGIIHLKSPIMVRAPYITIEGQSAPGDGVCVAGESFWVNTHDVIIRYMRFRRGETNVGRRDDSLGGNPVGNIIADHVSASWGLDENFSMYRHMFDPGDGSKEEKLGTVNITIQNCIYSESLDYWNHAFGSTTGGENSSLMRNLWADNTGRNPSVGWNGVYTFVNNVVFNWHHRSMDGGDYTTNYNVINNYFKPGPVTPKDEPVGHRILKPESGRSKLKEKYFGRVYAVGNIMEGFPEITKDPWKGGIQVEGEGGKELPDAGKYKDYMKSDEPFPMPPVTIMPATEALKFVIANAGATLPVRDAVDKRITEQVRTGKIDAKEVRTDTAFQFKIRKLPKDSYKLGIITAPWQVGGYPDYKGTPYKDSDNDGLPDSWELSHGLNPKDGKDSALPAKNGGGYTNIEVYLNTLAEKGEKKISK; the protein is encoded by the coding sequence ATGAAAAGAAGACTTTTGTTGCTATCGGTATTTGCCGTTGCATTATGCTCAAACGCGGCGTTTGCCCAATACCCGCAAGTCCCCCGGAATGTACAGCAGGAAGCTGAAACTTTGATGAAAAATGCTCAGGCGCATTCAGATTCGGCCTGGGCGGTGGCATTGCCAATTATACAGGCCGACCAGCGCAAAGGTAAGGTATTCGTTCCCTGGGCTTCCCGTCCTACCGATTTGCCACAGGCAAAAATCCCTGCATTTCCAGGTGCCGAAGGTGGTGGTAAATTTACTTTCGGCGGTCGCGGGGGAAGGGTACTTGTAGTGACCAACCTTAACGATGATGGCCTTGGTAGTTTACGCTGGGCCTGCGAACAAGGTGGCGCGCGTATTGTAGTTTTTAATGTAGCTGGTATCATACATCTTAAATCGCCAATTATGGTAAGGGCGCCTTATATCACTATTGAAGGCCAAAGCGCACCGGGTGATGGGGTTTGTGTGGCAGGTGAATCATTCTGGGTGAATACGCATGATGTGATCATCCGTTATATGCGTTTCCGTCGTGGCGAAACCAATGTTGGCCGCAGGGACGATTCGTTGGGTGGTAACCCGGTAGGCAATATTATAGCCGACCACGTTTCGGCCAGCTGGGGGTTAGATGAGAACTTCTCTATGTACCGCCACATGTTCGATCCGGGAGATGGCTCGAAAGAAGAGAAACTGGGTACAGTGAATATTACTATTCAAAATTGTATCTATAGCGAATCATTAGATTACTGGAACCATGCGTTTGGCAGCACTACCGGCGGCGAGAACAGCTCGCTAATGCGTAACCTTTGGGCGGATAATACAGGTCGTAACCCATCTGTAGGCTGGAATGGTGTTTATACCTTTGTGAATAACGTAGTATTTAACTGGCATCACCGCAGTATGGATGGCGGCGATTATACAACCAACTATAACGTAATCAATAACTACTTTAAACCAGGCCCGGTAACACCGAAAGATGAACCGGTAGGCCATCGTATCCTTAAACCGGAATCGGGTCGTAGTAAACTGAAAGAAAAATATTTTGGCCGTGTTTATGCCGTTGGTAATATTATGGAAGGCTTTCCCGAAATTACCAAAGACCCATGGAAAGGTGGTATACAAGTGGAAGGCGAGGGCGGTAAGGAATTGCCTGATGCTGGTAAATATAAAGATTACATGAAATCAGACGAGCCGTTCCCAATGCCACCGGTTACTATTATGCCGGCCACCGAAGCGCTGAAGTTTGTAATTGCCAATGCTGGCGCTACATTGCCAGTGCGCGACGCGGTTGATAAGCGCATAACAGAACAAGTACGCACCGGAAAAATTGACGCGAAGGAAGTAAGAACAGATACCGCTTTCCAGTTCAAGATCCGTAAACTGCCTAAAGATTCGTATAAACTGGGTATAATTACAGCCCCATGGCAGGTAGGTGGCTATCCTGATTATAAAGGTACGCCATATAAAGATTCGGATAACGATGGTTTACCTGATAGCTGGGAACTTAGCCATGGCTTAAACCCAAAAGATGGTAAAGATTCGGCCCTGCCTGCTAAAAACGGCGGTGGCTATACCAACATAGAAGTATATCTGAATACCCTGGCCGAAAAAGGCGAGAAGAAAATTAGTAAATAA